From Mucilaginibacter rubeus, a single genomic window includes:
- a CDS encoding TIGR03364 family FAD-dependent oxidoreductase, with the protein MNNNKSAIIIGAGIVGLATARALAVRGYKVTVFERNERAVGASIRNFGMVWPIGQATGPMYERAMLSKSIWKTVCAEAGIWHDEVGSLHLAYHDDELQAIEEYVEVNHKYRDCAVLDPGATVHKSAAVNTDGLKGALWSSDEMIIESRVAVGQVAQYLAEKFGVEFHWNTAISRIEHSKVSSGTQSWEADEIYVCSGADFETLYPELFAQTQITKCKLQMMRLVTQPDEWRIGPSLCGGLSMIHYPGFQAAASLPALRKRYEEQYATHLKWGIHVMVSQNGSGELTIGDSHEYGLVHDPFDKEFINNLIIEYLHTFANFKDWKMLQSWHGIYPKMTNGASELIVDIEPGVTVINGLGGNGMTLSFGLCEEVIAQRKDN; encoded by the coding sequence ATGAACAATAACAAGAGTGCAATCATCATTGGCGCAGGCATAGTAGGCTTAGCTACTGCCCGCGCACTGGCCGTTCGTGGCTATAAAGTAACCGTATTTGAGCGTAATGAACGTGCGGTAGGTGCTTCCATCCGTAACTTTGGGATGGTATGGCCCATTGGCCAGGCTACCGGACCGATGTATGAACGTGCCATGCTATCAAAGAGCATCTGGAAAACAGTTTGTGCCGAAGCCGGGATCTGGCATGATGAAGTTGGCTCATTACACCTTGCTTATCATGATGATGAATTGCAGGCAATTGAGGAATATGTTGAGGTAAACCACAAATATCGCGATTGCGCGGTGCTTGATCCGGGGGCTACCGTACACAAATCAGCAGCAGTAAATACCGACGGCTTAAAAGGCGCGTTGTGGAGCAGCGATGAAATGATCATTGAATCGCGCGTGGCTGTTGGACAGGTGGCCCAATACCTTGCCGAAAAATTTGGTGTTGAATTTCACTGGAACACCGCCATCAGCCGTATCGAACATTCCAAAGTAAGCTCGGGCACCCAAAGCTGGGAGGCCGACGAGATCTACGTTTGCAGCGGCGCCGATTTTGAAACCTTATACCCGGAGCTTTTTGCACAAACCCAGATCACCAAATGCAAGCTACAAATGATGCGTTTAGTTACCCAGCCCGACGAATGGCGCATTGGCCCTTCATTATGCGGTGGCTTGTCCATGATCCACTATCCTGGCTTTCAGGCAGCAGCGTCATTACCTGCTTTACGCAAACGCTATGAAGAGCAATACGCTACTCATCTGAAATGGGGAATCCACGTAATGGTATCACAAAATGGCAGCGGCGAACTTACCATCGGCGATTCGCACGAATATGGCCTGGTTCATGACCCTTTCGACAAAGAATTTATTAATAATTTAATAATCGAATACTTACATACGTTCGCCAATTTTAAAGACTGGAAAATGCTGCAATCATGGCACGGTATCTACCCTAAAATGACCAACGGCGCATCCGAGTTAATTGTAGATATTGAGCCCGGAGTTACCGTGATCAATGGCCTTGGCGGCAACGGCATGACATTATCATTTGGCCTTTGCGAAGAGGTGATTGCGCAGCGGAAGGATAATTAG
- a CDS encoding SusC/RagA family TonB-linked outer membrane protein — protein MNKIYQRLRAVITVLLFCVAPSILFGQTKISGTVTDDKHLPLPGVSVKIKEQNKGTVTDIEGRYSITATAGQTLIYSFVGYAPVYVVVDNKTTVNVSMIGDSKALNEVVVTALGVKKETRRIGYSTQSVSGADVTTARDPNPITGLTGKVAGLSVGPSAELLGNPSVLIRGNSVTLYVVDGFPINTDTYNISPDDIETYTVLKGPSAAALYGSRAQNGAILITTKKGEKNKRGLTVDINSSTVMNTGFLAFPRTQNSFGPGENTFYTFVDGKGGAPGGVDSDYDVWGPYFAGQLIPQYDSPIVNGVRQGTPWVARGKDNLKNFLKTGYQTNNNISLGSVGETYVTRFSVSQQHQTSYIPSQYLDIANANFYGQFTPSKRWKFEANVDFNRQSTDNFPDVQYGPNSIIYNIAVWTGADWNINAPDIKAIWQPGKEGVQSVFAEYTRYHNPYLLTEKWTRGHYKNDIYGYLSGNFKINDNLNVTLRSQIDTYNILRTEDLPFSAHPYGREGNQGDYREDRRNLFDNNTELFVNYNYTIKNFVNLSGLVGSNLRSFNYNSSWTSTDYLNVPEVYAFSNSKNAVQSTNFSSQERVLSGYYSIDATFGKYATLSSTGRIDKSSAFQNVTTYYYPSLSAATVISDYVKLPEVISFLKARASYSTVKADASSATIGPAPFNAISVYGGSTTTSNPNSNPLFLNPLGYGSTYNSPYNGPSYQLNPFYLTSKPYNSQPAASASDFLYQPNIKTSTRVNYEEGFDIKFLQNRLGLSATTFQYIDGPQILANSISTATGYTTLYLNALKTKKTGYEFSLEGTPIKNLGGFGWNVLLNVSTFKDIYEELPPNQQTYQTFFKKGDRVDKLYGTAFARTPQGQIINDAAGKPLALPVPQYLGNENAKYQWSFANKLHYKNINFGFQFDGSVGGVIIDYMHNKTMRGGSNIETATGALGDARYKDWQNFGKAGYNGSYVGEGVTVSNGAAVNYDPATGKITNYGALQYAPNKQTVLVQDYVSKYYNVDESNLMSKTFSKLREVTVGYDFPKAWLDKSFIKKASVSVYGRNLLYFYGDKRFKDVDLDQYNYATSSTVLQSPTVRSYGFNLNVSF, from the coding sequence ATGAACAAGATTTACCAGAGATTAAGAGCCGTAATAACGGTTTTATTATTTTGCGTAGCTCCATCTATCTTATTCGGACAAACCAAAATAAGCGGTACTGTTACCGATGACAAACACCTGCCACTGCCGGGCGTAAGTGTAAAGATCAAAGAACAAAACAAAGGCACTGTTACTGATATTGAAGGCCGTTACAGCATTACTGCAACTGCCGGTCAAACACTTATTTACTCGTTTGTTGGTTATGCCCCTGTTTATGTAGTGGTTGATAACAAAACAACTGTAAATGTAAGCATGATTGGCGACAGCAAAGCACTGAACGAGGTTGTTGTAACCGCGTTAGGTGTTAAGAAAGAAACCCGCCGCATTGGTTACTCAACGCAATCGGTAAGCGGCGCCGATGTTACTACTGCCCGTGACCCTAACCCTATTACAGGTTTAACGGGTAAAGTAGCCGGTTTATCAGTAGGCCCATCTGCCGAGTTACTGGGTAATCCTTCTGTATTGATCAGGGGTAACTCAGTTACTTTATACGTAGTAGATGGTTTCCCTATTAATACTGATACTTATAACATCAGCCCTGATGACATTGAAACTTACACCGTGTTGAAAGGCCCATCAGCTGCGGCACTTTATGGTAGCCGTGCACAAAACGGTGCGATTTTGATCACTACCAAAAAAGGCGAGAAAAACAAAAGAGGTTTAACTGTTGATATAAACAGCAGTACCGTTATGAACACCGGTTTCCTTGCTTTCCCTCGTACTCAAAACTCATTTGGTCCGGGCGAAAACACCTTTTATACCTTCGTTGACGGTAAAGGTGGTGCGCCAGGTGGTGTGGATAGCGATTACGACGTTTGGGGCCCTTACTTTGCAGGCCAGCTAATCCCTCAGTATGACAGCCCTATTGTTAATGGCGTACGCCAGGGTACTCCATGGGTTGCCCGTGGTAAAGACAACCTGAAAAACTTTTTGAAAACAGGTTACCAAACCAACAATAACATTTCATTAGGTTCGGTTGGTGAAACTTATGTAACCCGTTTTTCGGTTTCACAACAACACCAAACAAGCTATATCCCTTCTCAATACCTTGATATAGCCAACGCTAACTTCTACGGTCAGTTCACTCCATCAAAACGTTGGAAATTTGAAGCAAACGTTGATTTCAACAGGCAATCAACTGATAACTTCCCAGACGTACAGTACGGTCCGAACAGTATCATTTATAACATTGCTGTATGGACTGGTGCCGATTGGAACATCAACGCACCTGATATCAAAGCCATCTGGCAGCCAGGTAAAGAAGGTGTACAATCGGTATTTGCTGAATATACCCGTTACCACAACCCGTACCTGTTAACTGAAAAATGGACCCGTGGTCATTACAAAAATGACATTTACGGTTATTTGTCAGGTAACTTCAAGATCAACGATAACTTAAACGTTACTTTACGTTCGCAAATTGATACTTATAACATCCTGCGTACCGAAGATCTGCCATTCTCGGCCCACCCTTATGGTCGTGAAGGTAACCAGGGCGATTACCGCGAAGACCGTCGTAACCTGTTTGATAACAACACCGAGTTATTTGTTAACTATAACTATACTATCAAAAACTTTGTGAACTTATCAGGTTTAGTTGGTTCAAACCTGCGTAGCTTTAACTATAACTCAAGCTGGACATCAACAGATTATTTGAACGTGCCTGAAGTTTATGCTTTCAGTAACTCAAAAAATGCTGTACAGTCAACCAACTTCTCATCACAAGAACGCGTATTAAGCGGTTACTACTCAATTGACGCTACATTTGGTAAATATGCTACCTTATCAAGCACCGGCCGTATTGATAAATCATCGGCTTTCCAAAACGTAACAACTTATTACTATCCAAGTTTATCAGCAGCAACCGTGATCTCTGATTACGTTAAACTGCCTGAAGTTATTTCATTCTTAAAAGCAAGGGCATCTTACTCAACCGTAAAAGCCGACGCTTCAAGTGCAACAATTGGCCCTGCTCCGTTTAACGCTATTTCGGTTTACGGCGGTTCAACAACTACCAGCAATCCTAATTCAAACCCGTTATTCTTAAACCCGCTTGGTTACGGTAGTACTTATAACTCACCTTACAACGGCCCAAGCTATCAGCTTAATCCGTTCTACTTAACCAGCAAACCATATAACAGCCAGCCTGCAGCTTCTGCTTCTGACTTTTTATATCAGCCAAACATCAAAACTTCAACCCGTGTTAACTACGAAGAAGGTTTCGATATCAAATTCCTGCAAAACCGTTTAGGTTTATCGGCCACAACGTTCCAATACATTGACGGTCCACAGATTTTGGCTAACTCAATCTCAACTGCTACCGGTTACACAACTTTATACCTTAATGCTTTAAAAACCAAGAAAACCGGTTACGAGTTTTCATTAGAAGGTACTCCTATCAAAAACCTTGGTGGTTTTGGCTGGAATGTTTTGCTTAACGTATCTACATTTAAAGATATTTACGAAGAGTTACCTCCAAACCAGCAGACTTACCAAACTTTCTTCAAAAAAGGCGACCGCGTAGATAAATTATACGGTACTGCTTTTGCAAGGACTCCTCAAGGCCAAATCATCAATGATGCTGCGGGTAAACCATTAGCATTACCGGTTCCTCAGTATTTGGGTAATGAAAATGCAAAATACCAGTGGAGTTTTGCCAACAAACTGCATTACAAAAACATCAATTTCGGTTTCCAGTTTGATGGCTCGGTTGGTGGTGTGATCATAGACTATATGCACAACAAAACCATGCGTGGTGGTTCAAACATCGAAACTGCTACAGGTGCTTTGGGTGATGCCCGTTATAAAGACTGGCAAAACTTTGGTAAAGCAGGCTATAATGGCAGTTACGTAGGTGAAGGTGTAACCGTATCAAACGGTGCGGCTGTAAACTACGATCCTGCTACTGGTAAAATCACCAACTACGGTGCTTTGCAATATGCTCCAAACAAGCAAACTGTATTGGTACAGGATTATGTAAGTAAGTACTACAATGTTGATGAATCAAACCTCATGAGCAAAACCTTCTCAAAACTTCGTGAAGTAACAGTTGGCTATGATTTCCCTAAAGCATGGCTTGATAAATCATTCATCAAAAAGGCTTCGGTATCAGTTTATGGCCGTAACCTTTTATACTTCTACGGAGACAAACGCTTCAAGGATGTGGATTTAGATCAGTATAACTATGCTACTTCTTCAACTGTATTGCAGTCGCCTACAGTACGTAGCTATGGTTTCAACTTAAATGTATCATTCTAA
- a CDS encoding phosphonate degradation HD-domain oxygenase: protein MAPSQYNPKAVVDEVFSLYEKFGDADYIGEPVSQLEHMSQAAALAEAEGYDDEVVLAAFFHDIGHLCADAEEAGSMDGMGNVDHERLGADYLLERGFSERVANLVQGHVIAKRYLTYKYPEYYNRLSDASKATLEFQGGVMTAEEAAEFELNQDAELIIRLRYWDDMAKEMHVPVNNIDHLKAMALAHLQVVNE, encoded by the coding sequence ATGGCACCATCCCAATATAATCCGAAAGCTGTGGTTGATGAAGTATTTTCGTTATACGAAAAATTTGGCGATGCCGATTATATAGGGGAGCCTGTTTCTCAACTGGAACATATGTCGCAGGCTGCTGCCCTGGCCGAAGCTGAAGGCTATGACGACGAAGTGGTGCTTGCCGCATTTTTCCATGACATAGGTCATCTTTGTGCCGATGCTGAAGAAGCAGGCAGCATGGATGGCATGGGCAATGTTGACCACGAACGCCTTGGTGCCGACTACCTGCTTGAGCGTGGTTTTTCTGAAAGGGTTGCTAACCTGGTACAAGGCCATGTAATTGCCAAAAGATACCTCACCTACAAATACCCCGAATATTATAACCGTTTATCTGATGCCAGTAAAGCAACCCTCGAATTTCAGGGCGGTGTGATGACCGCTGAGGAAGCTGCCGAGTTTGAACTGAACCAGGATGCAGAACTTATCATCAGGTTACGCTACTGGGATGACATGGCAAAAGAGATGCACGTGCCTGTAAATAATATAGATCACTTAAAAGCAATGGCCCTCGCACATCTGCAAGTGGTAAATGAATAA
- a CDS encoding phosphocholine-specific phospholipase C gives MSDSRRDFLKKAALLTGAAGLASVLPESIQKAMAINPAPGSTYMDAEHFVILMQENRSFDHTYGMLKGVRGYNDPRAIDLPNKNKVWLQSNKKGETYAPFHLDIKNTKATWMSSLPHSWGNQVNARNDGKFDQWLNVKRNSIKEYSNMPLTMGFHNREDIPFYYALADAFTVCDQNFCSSLTGTNPNRLYFWSGTIRAEQHENSLAHVWNDDMDYGTLNWATFPERLEDHNISWKHYQNEIAIDTGLEGEEDPWLSNFQDNPLEFFGQYNIKLYDKHIAHLQKKSTVLPDEIAVVEKQIAALPAGDAHIDHLQKQLKQKQRDLENIKKDMASLDPNKFASLSQREKNLHQKGFVTNTNDPHYRTLSPLKYNDDGTEREVLVPKGDVLHQFRADVKGGQLPTVSWLSAPEHFSDHPSSAWYGAWYVSEVLDILTQNPDVWKKTVFILAYDENDGYFDHVPPFTAPNPHKPGTGKVSAGIDPSVEFVTLEQEKARNNFPEVFDRESPIGLGFRVPLVIASPWSRGGWVNSEVFDHTSTLQFLESFLSHKTGKKVTEPNISEWRRTVCGDLSSVFRPYNGEKIENPEFVAREAFLESIHKAQFKKLPSDYKLLTADEIAQINKDPHSSPYMPQQEKGIKPSSALPYQLYADGKLSADKKSFEIKFNASNKAFGAKALGSPFNVYAPGKYATMNDPQKMEDLRTWAYTVKAGDALSDVWPLHEFENGEYHLRTYGPNGFFREYQGNAADPLVDVVCEYEHVAGKLTGNVSLKLTNHTSKAQNIAITDHGYKTGDHKVAVKAGASTTLALNLSKTHGWYDFSARVEGFEKFAKRFAGRVETGKSSFSDPLMGKALA, from the coding sequence ATGTCTGATTCAAGGAGAGATTTTCTTAAAAAAGCGGCATTATTAACCGGTGCAGCCGGTTTGGCCAGCGTTTTACCCGAATCCATTCAAAAGGCAATGGCCATAAACCCGGCTCCGGGCAGTACTTATATGGATGCCGAGCACTTCGTAATCCTGATGCAGGAAAACCGCTCGTTTGACCATACGTACGGGATGCTTAAAGGAGTACGCGGCTATAATGACCCTCGCGCTATTGATCTGCCTAACAAAAACAAAGTTTGGCTGCAATCAAACAAAAAAGGCGAAACATACGCTCCTTTCCATCTTGATATCAAAAATACCAAAGCAACCTGGATGAGCTCATTGCCTCATTCATGGGGCAACCAGGTTAATGCCCGCAACGACGGTAAGTTTGACCAATGGCTTAATGTTAAACGCAACAGTATTAAGGAATACTCCAACATGCCTTTAACCATGGGTTTCCACAATCGTGAGGACATCCCATTTTACTATGCCCTGGCCGATGCCTTTACTGTTTGTGATCAAAATTTTTGTTCGTCGTTAACAGGTACCAACCCTAACAGGTTATATTTCTGGAGTGGTACCATCCGTGCCGAGCAGCATGAAAATTCGCTCGCCCACGTTTGGAATGATGATATGGATTATGGCACCCTGAATTGGGCTACCTTCCCCGAACGTTTGGAAGATCATAACATATCATGGAAACACTACCAGAACGAAATTGCCATTGATACCGGTTTAGAGGGCGAAGAAGATCCGTGGTTATCTAACTTCCAGGATAACCCGCTGGAGTTTTTTGGTCAGTACAACATTAAACTGTACGATAAACACATAGCCCATCTACAAAAAAAATCAACTGTTTTGCCTGATGAGATAGCTGTAGTAGAAAAGCAAATTGCTGCTTTGCCTGCCGGCGATGCCCATATAGACCATTTGCAAAAACAACTTAAACAAAAACAGCGCGATCTCGAAAACATCAAAAAGGATATGGCGAGCCTTGATCCTAACAAGTTTGCCAGCCTGTCGCAGCGCGAAAAAAACCTCCACCAAAAAGGTTTTGTAACTAATACTAATGATCCGCATTACCGTACGCTGAGTCCGTTAAAATATAATGATGATGGCACCGAGCGTGAAGTGTTAGTACCTAAAGGCGATGTGCTTCACCAGTTCCGTGCGGATGTAAAAGGAGGTCAGTTACCTACAGTAAGCTGGTTATCGGCACCGGAACATTTTTCTGACCATCCAAGCTCGGCCTGGTATGGCGCATGGTATGTATCCGAAGTTTTAGACATCCTTACGCAAAACCCTGATGTTTGGAAAAAAACGGTTTTCATTTTAGCTTATGATGAAAATGATGGCTATTTCGATCACGTTCCGCCATTTACCGCTCCAAATCCCCATAAACCGGGTACGGGTAAAGTATCGGCCGGAATTGACCCAAGCGTTGAGTTTGTTACGTTAGAGCAGGAAAAAGCCCGCAATAACTTCCCCGAAGTGTTTGACCGCGAAAGCCCAATAGGTTTAGGTTTCCGTGTTCCGCTGGTAATTGCTTCACCTTGGAGCCGCGGTGGCTGGGTTAACTCTGAAGTGTTTGACCATACCTCGACACTGCAATTTTTAGAGAGCTTTTTAAGTCACAAAACAGGCAAAAAAGTAACTGAGCCTAACATCAGCGAATGGCGTCGTACGGTTTGCGGCGACCTTTCAAGCGTTTTCCGTCCGTATAACGGTGAGAAGATCGAAAACCCAGAGTTTGTTGCAAGGGAAGCATTCTTAGAAAGCATCCACAAAGCGCAATTCAAAAAACTTCCGTCAGATTATAAATTGCTTACTGCCGATGAGATTGCGCAGATCAATAAAGATCCGCATTCGTCGCCATATATGCCTCAACAGGAAAAAGGAATTAAGCCATCGTCTGCCTTACCTTATCAACTTTATGCCGACGGTAAACTGAGCGCTGATAAAAAATCGTTCGAGATCAAATTTAATGCAAGTAACAAGGCATTCGGTGCAAAAGCGTTAGGCTCGCCATTCAACGTTTATGCCCCAGGCAAATACGCGACTATGAATGATCCTCAAAAAATGGAAGACCTGCGCACCTGGGCTTACACTGTTAAGGCCGGTGATGCGCTATCAGATGTTTGGCCTTTACATGAATTTGAGAATGGTGAATATCATTTGCGTACCTATGGACCTAACGGTTTCTTCCGCGAATACCAGGGTAATGCTGCTGATCCGCTGGTGGATGTTGTTTGTGAATATGAACACGTTGCCGGTAAGCTAACAGGTAACGTTAGTTTGAAGCTTACCAACCATACCAGCAAAGCACAAAATATAGCCATAACAGATCATGGTTACAAAACCGGCGATCATAAAGTTGCTGTAAAAGCAGGAGCAAGCACAACCCTTGCCCTGAACTTAAGCAAAACCCATGGCTGGTATGATTTCAGCGCCAGGGTTGAGGGCTTTGAAAAATTTGCCAAACGTTTTGCCGGTCGCGTAGAAACAGGTAAATCAAGTTTCAGCGATCCGTTAATGGGTAAAGCATTAGCATAA
- a CDS encoding DUF5690 family protein, producing the protein MKLIENLRAKVAQWPYALISVLAAVSAFGTYTSMYAFRKAFAAATFTGHEYFHVDYKVWLVIAQVIGYMSSKFYGIKFIAEVNSKTRARYILTLIGIAWAALLAFAFVPAPWNIAFLFINGFPLGLIWGLVFGYLEGRRSTEFMASVLSISLIFASGFVKTTGRTLISSFHVNEYYMPFLTGAVFALPLLFFVGCMELIPQPTAEDKRLRAERTPMNATERKQFIIRFLPGIILTLIVYVLLTIMRDVRDNFEVEIWASLGIKDNSIFTTTDIKISLVVLVAMSLLILVRKNLRAFSIIHLMIIAGCVLVGISTIMFTFKWISPTLWMTCVGLGLYLGYVPYNAIFFERMIASFHYKSNVGFIMYVADSMGYLGSVSILLVKELGRPTISWGTFFQEGVMIVALVGGICGILSLVYFLQSAARDKKKLNEDNEEQINFQAISP; encoded by the coding sequence ATGAAACTGATTGAAAATTTACGTGCAAAAGTAGCCCAATGGCCCTATGCATTAATTTCAGTTCTGGCAGCGGTTTCGGCTTTCGGAACGTATACTTCCATGTATGCATTTCGTAAAGCGTTTGCAGCGGCTACTTTTACAGGTCATGAGTATTTCCATGTAGATTATAAGGTTTGGTTAGTTATAGCCCAGGTTATAGGCTATATGAGCAGTAAGTTTTACGGCATAAAATTTATAGCCGAAGTAAACAGCAAAACCCGTGCACGCTACATTTTAACGCTGATAGGCATTGCCTGGGCAGCCCTCCTTGCGTTTGCCTTTGTGCCAGCCCCCTGGAATATCGCCTTTCTTTTTATTAACGGCTTCCCCTTGGGACTAATCTGGGGCCTGGTGTTCGGTTACCTTGAAGGCCGCCGCTCAACCGAATTTATGGCATCGGTATTATCCATTAGCCTCATCTTTGCATCGGGCTTTGTAAAAACAACCGGCCGTACTTTAATAAGCAGCTTTCACGTAAATGAATATTACATGCCTTTTTTAACGGGGGCTGTATTCGCACTACCATTATTGTTTTTCGTGGGCTGCATGGAGCTCATCCCCCAGCCTACCGCCGAGGATAAACGTTTACGCGCCGAACGTACACCAATGAATGCCACCGAACGTAAACAATTTATCATCCGCTTTTTACCTGGCATTATACTTACCCTCATTGTTTATGTACTGCTTACCATTATGCGCGATGTGCGCGATAATTTTGAGGTAGAGATCTGGGCCAGTCTGGGTATTAAGGATAACAGCATTTTCACTACTACCGATATTAAAATTTCATTGGTGGTGCTTGTAGCTATGAGCTTGCTTATCCTGGTACGTAAAAACTTACGCGCCTTTAGTATTATCCACTTAATGATTATTGCCGGTTGTGTGCTGGTAGGTATATCAACCATCATGTTTACGTTTAAATGGATAAGTCCAACATTATGGATGACCTGCGTTGGCCTCGGCCTTTACCTGGGCTACGTACCTTATAACGCTATATTTTTTGAAAGGATGATAGCGTCGTTCCACTATAAAAGTAATGTGGGCTTTATCATGTACGTTGCCGATTCGATGGGTTACCTGGGCAGCGTAAGCATTTTATTGGTAAAAGAACTTGGCCGCCCAACCATAAGCTGGGGTACCTTTTTTCAGGAAGGGGTAATGATAGTGGCCCTGGTTGGCGGTATTTGCGGTATTTTATCGCTCGTGTACTTTTTGCAAAGTGCCGCACGTGATAAAAAAAAGTTAAATGAAGACAACGAAGAACAGATAAATTTTCAGGCGATAAGTCCATAG
- a CDS encoding helix-turn-helix domain-containing protein, producing the protein MEEDILIQISNRIKERRRDKNITVQELAVRANVSKGLISQIENSRTIPSLIVLIDIIKALEIDLNEFFKDMRSKSDHMPVLVKRKHEYDHFEKEHADGFHYQRIFTQSISQSTVDIVILELEPDATRPLVETEAFEYKYILSGTIAYQFNDDVITLNQGDSMLFDGRIPHTPKNTGNTTASMLVVYFFEEKK; encoded by the coding sequence ATGGAAGAAGACATACTGATACAGATCAGTAACCGGATAAAAGAACGTCGCCGCGACAAAAATATAACCGTGCAGGAACTTGCTGTAAGGGCCAACGTAAGTAAAGGCCTCATTTCACAAATTGAAAATAGCCGTACCATCCCCTCGCTCATCGTACTGATAGATATTATAAAAGCCCTGGAGATAGATCTGAACGAGTTTTTTAAAGATATGCGCTCAAAAAGCGATCACATGCCTGTTTTGGTAAAACGGAAACACGAATATGATCACTTTGAAAAAGAACATGCCGACGGTTTTCACTACCAGCGCATTTTTACACAATCAATAAGTCAAAGTACTGTTGATATAGTAATACTTGAACTTGAGCCAGACGCCACACGTCCGCTTGTTGAAACCGAAGCATTTGAATACAAATATATATTATCGGGTACGATAGCCTACCAGTTTAATGACGATGTAATAACCCTTAACCAGGGCGACAGCATGCTCTTTGACGGTCGGATTCCTCATACCCCAAAAAACACAGGCAACACCACAGCCAGCATGCTGGTTGTCTATTTTTTTGAGGAGAAGAAGTAG